Proteins from one Patescibacteria group bacterium genomic window:
- a CDS encoding O-antigen ligase family protein yields the protein MLIKNKTLLIIALAFLTLASGLLISYFNILALGIIFALCFFIFGVLLIFKNPFYGVLLITFFLPFEHLGTLEVGRFTLKINHIFGLITILAWTLTMLIRKKVKFEKLPIAVPLLIFIVINILSFTQAVNFFRAVTVFIFTLFSLLISLAVVNLVRNQKHLDKLIKVLFISAFIVSLFGLFQFVGDLIGLPESITGLRDLYTKEVFGFPRVHSTALEPLYFANYLIIPIMLCLAFLLSKKRKIKWYWLLILLVLMLTNFVLALSRAAYIALAFAFIFILIIYFKRFFSLKRLIIILLVLLAVYGIFTRVFGLTEDFPLYVDRFATQATNLFSGASFSDRAQTFEKAWQMFKERPWLGVGTGNFGPNVAWYPLVTPPRGWLIVNNIFLEIMAETGIFGFLSFISILVILFLRSIKALVKTKNSYLKAIMAGLLAAFVGVIVQYQTFSILYIIHIWFLFGLMIAVQNIILKNSQKNKESL from the coding sequence ATGCTGATAAAAAATAAAACTTTATTAATAATAGCTTTAGCTTTTCTTACCTTAGCTAGCGGTTTATTAATTTCATATTTTAATATATTAGCTTTAGGCATAATTTTTGCTTTATGTTTTTTTATTTTTGGAGTTTTGTTAATTTTTAAAAATCCTTTTTACGGAGTTTTATTAATTACCTTTTTTCTGCCCTTTGAGCACCTAGGCACCTTGGAAGTCGGCCGCTTTACTTTGAAAATAAATCATATTTTTGGTCTGATTACTATTTTAGCCTGGACACTGACTATGTTAATTAGGAAAAAAGTAAAATTTGAGAAATTACCCATAGCGGTGCCTTTACTGATTTTTATAGTCATTAATATTTTATCTTTTACTCAAGCGGTTAACTTTTTCCGAGCCGTGACGGTTTTTATTTTTACGCTTTTTAGCCTCTTAATTTCTTTAGCCGTAGTTAATTTAGTCAGAAATCAAAAACATCTGGATAAATTAATCAAGGTTTTGTTTATTAGCGCTTTTATTGTTAGCCTCTTTGGTCTTTTTCAGTTTGTCGGTGATTTAATCGGTCTGCCCGAGTCAATTACTGGTTTAAGAGATTTATATACTAAAGAAGTTTTTGGTTTTCCGCGGGTACATTCCACCGCCTTGGAGCCGCTTTATTTTGCCAATTACTTAATTATTCCGATTATGCTATGTTTGGCTTTCCTATTAAGTAAGAAAAGAAAAATAAAATGGTACTGGCTTTTGATTCTTTTAGTCTTAATGCTGACAAATTTTGTTTTGGCTTTGTCTCGGGCCGCTTATATTGCCTTGGCTTTTGCTTTTATTTTTATTTTAATAATTTATTTTAAAAGATTTTTTTCTTTAAAAAGACTAATTATTATTTTACTAGTTTTGTTGGCGGTTTATGGTATTTTTACCCGAGTTTTTGGTTTGACCGAAGATTTTCCGCTTTATGTCGATCGTTTTGCCACTCAAGCTACTAATTTATTTAGTGGCGCCTCTTTTTCTGATCGCGCCCAAACATTTGAAAAAGCCTGGCAAATGTTTAAAGAGCGTCCCTGGCTGGGAGTAGGTACTGGTAATTTTGGCCCTAATGTGGCTTGGTATCCTTTAGTCACTCCACCTAGAGGTTGGTTGATTGTCAATAATATATTTTTAGAAATAATGGCGGAAACCGGCATATTTGGTTTTCTTAGTTTTATCTCTATTTTAGTTATCTTATTTTTACGCTCAATCAAGGCTTTAGTAAAAACAAAAAACAGCTATTTAAAAGCAATCATGGCCGGTCTTTTAGCCGCTTTTGTCGGGGTGATAGTTCAATACCAGACTTTTTCTATACTTTATATTATTCACATCTGGTTTTTATTTGGCTTAATGATAGCGGTGCAGAATATAATTTTAAAAAATTCACAAAAAAATAAAGAAAGTTTATAA
- a CDS encoding SpoIID/LytB domain-containing protein has product MKSKTKIKYGRIKFREILFPAVFMIVIISLSAFGLRLIEEKIINKNEVQAQEEKPNSLQSASYNFRKGYLTNGQVLGLKTTSKDYQAELINKAYDSIRIYPGKSLTFWVDFKNTGSKTWHNSGENFIALNVSDPAGRQSLFQHEFWSEYYYRPGRLSNSEVKPGEVGRFTFALKAPEKPGNYSESFGLVAENLEWITGGKFDITIEVVPEYQAELVGAKASKIEIEKGESLTFWVDFKNRGTKTWYNTGENFIALNVAKPAGRESAFQHEFWSEYYYRPSRLMNNEVKPGQVGRFKFALQAPNETGQFTEHFGLVAENLEWITGGEITIPITVFDPNQIQAVETLSEEPNIRIGLYNTSEKVTIKANGAYYLKNSQGQVLDEINGTSSSVEFVKGQYIIKTPHLNQSTALYPIFVPKNNEIIMEITSFENRPAWDSSINDNKFRGDIEVRYSTASRKLWVINELPLESYLRGLGEASGTEHSEYLKALVTAARTYALYNLEVNTKHRDDNFTLDDSANDQVYRGYNMEIRSPGITEATQATAGQAVTYNNEIVVTPYFSRSDGRTRSWSEVWRGEKEWLVSKDDPHCEGMELWGHGVGLSGTGARGMAKNGSTWNQILKYYYTNVEITKIY; this is encoded by the coding sequence ATGAAAAGCAAAACAAAAATTAAATACGGCCGTATAAAGTTCAGGGAAATATTATTTCCGGCGGTTTTTATGATTGTCATTATTAGTTTAAGCGCTTTTGGCTTGCGTCTAATTGAAGAAAAAATTATTAATAAAAATGAAGTCCAAGCCCAGGAAGAAAAACCTAACTCCTTACAATCGGCTAGTTATAATTTTAGAAAAGGTTATTTAACTAATGGCCAGGTTTTAGGTTTAAAAACTACTAGCAAAGACTATCAAGCCGAATTAATTAATAAAGCTTATGATTCTATTAGAATTTATCCGGGCAAGTCTTTAACTTTCTGGGTTGATTTCAAAAACACTGGCTCTAAAACTTGGCACAATTCAGGAGAAAATTTTATTGCTTTGAATGTATCGGATCCAGCCGGCCGGCAGAGCCTTTTTCAGCATGAATTTTGGTCTGAATATTATTATCGGCCCGGACGGCTTTCTAACAGTGAAGTTAAGCCCGGAGAAGTCGGTCGTTTTACTTTTGCTTTAAAAGCTCCGGAAAAACCGGGTAATTATTCAGAAAGTTTTGGTTTGGTAGCCGAAAATTTGGAGTGGATTACTGGCGGGAAATTTGATATAACCATTGAAGTGGTACCGGAATACCAGGCTGAGTTAGTTGGGGCCAAGGCTTCAAAAATAGAAATTGAAAAAGGTGAATCTCTGACTTTCTGGGTTGATTTTAAAAACCGGGGCACTAAAACTTGGTACAATACGGGTGAAAATTTTATTGCCTTGAATGTAGCCAAGCCAGCCGGAAGAGAAAGTGCTTTTCAGCATGAGTTTTGGTCTGAATATTATTACCGGCCCAGCCGCTTAATGAATAATGAGGTTAAACCCGGGCAAGTCGGTCGTTTTAAATTTGCTTTACAAGCTCCAAATGAAACCGGACAATTTACCGAACATTTTGGTTTAGTAGCCGAAAACTTGGAATGGATAACCGGCGGAGAGATAACCATCCCAATTACGGTTTTTGATCCTAATCAAATTCAAGCCGTAGAAACACTATCAGAAGAGCCAAATATCCGCATTGGACTTTATAATACTTCAGAAAAAGTAACTATTAAGGCCAACGGCGCTTATTACTTAAAAAACAGTCAAGGACAGGTATTGGATGAAATAAATGGGACTAGTTCTTCAGTTGAATTTGTTAAGGGCCAATACATTATAAAAACTCCTCATTTAAATCAATCAACGGCTCTTTATCCCATATTTGTGCCTAAAAATAATGAGATTATCATGGAAATTACCTCTTTTGAAAACCGCCCAGCTTGGGACTCTTCTATTAATGACAATAAATTCCGAGGTGATATTGAGGTGCGTTATTCTACGGCTTCCCGAAAACTTTGGGTGATTAATGAATTGCCTTTAGAAAGTTATTTAAGGGGACTAGGTGAAGCTTCCGGCACTGAGCATAGTGAATATTTAAAGGCCTTAGTCACAGCCGCTCGCACTTATGCTTTGTATAACCTTGAAGTCAATACCAAACATCGGGACGATAATTTTACTTTGGATGATTCCGCCAATGATCAGGTTTATCGCGGGTACAATATGGAAATTCGCTCACCCGGCATTACCGAGGCCACTCAAGCTACGGCCGGCCAGGCCGTCACTTATAATAATGAAATTGTGGTCACTCCTTATTTTTCCCGCTCAGACGGTCGTACTCGCAGCTGGTCAGAGGTTTGGCGTGGCGAAAAAGAGTGGCTAGTTTCAAAAGATGATCCTCACTGTGAAGGTATGGAGCTTTGGGGTCATGGCGTGGGCCTGTCCGGCACTGGTGCTCGCGGTATGGCTAAAAACGGTTCCACGTGGAACCAAATCTTAAAATATTACTATACTAACGTTGAGATTACTAAAATTTACTAA
- a CDS encoding O-antigen ligase family protein — protein sequence MDLTILTVIALVFFLMISFKRLNFCLGFILIFLPTYLIRFKIGFVPFTFLEMMILIVTAVWLIKILVKKEKVDLGGFFLVSAFFILSALVAALVSPDIESALGIFKAYFLEAILFFIVMVNVVKTRKQMKFIIFSMGVSALFVAIFAVWQYFGIFPGLEPYISENPRRATSLFEFPTAVGKFLGPILSFFLALIFVKLPRDYQRPLSHKIYLWGVALFSVLGILFSVTRGAILGLFIALLFISFFSRHRKKIWTGLIVLLLFFLVLPQGRQEITSIVSGQDTSTDVHMIMWQGTWRLLKDNPITGAGLAGFPQVYNIYRDAAHTELFPYPDNFFLAVWVELGLAGLFVFGWLFYKYIRRSVILLKSKISNFDRQVVVGLLSVFIYMMFHGLVDTPYFKNDLSVMFWAFVGLLVITSRLNFNLTGQKEKNSV from the coding sequence ATGGATTTAACAATATTAACAGTTATAGCTTTAGTTTTTTTTCTGATGATTAGTTTTAAAAGACTGAATTTTTGTTTGGGCTTTATTTTAATATTTTTACCGACTTATTTAATTAGATTTAAAATTGGCTTTGTTCCTTTTACTTTTTTGGAAATGATGATACTAATTGTCACCGCAGTTTGGTTAATAAAAATTTTAGTAAAAAAAGAGAAAGTTGATTTGGGCGGTTTTTTTCTAGTGAGTGCTTTTTTTATTTTATCGGCTTTAGTGGCTGCTTTAGTTTCCCCGGATATAGAGTCGGCTTTAGGTATATTCAAAGCTTATTTTTTGGAAGCAATTCTGTTTTTTATAGTTATGGTAAATGTGGTGAAAACGCGTAAGCAAATGAAATTTATAATTTTTTCTATGGGTGTTTCTGCTCTTTTTGTGGCTATTTTTGCTGTTTGGCAGTATTTTGGTATATTTCCTGGCCTGGAGCCCTATATTTCTGAGAATCCCCGCCGGGCTACCTCACTTTTTGAATTTCCAACGGCTGTCGGTAAATTTCTTGGGCCGATTTTAAGTTTTTTTCTGGCTTTAATTTTTGTTAAACTACCGCGTGATTACCAAAGGCCTTTGAGTCATAAAATATATCTTTGGGGGGTAGCTTTATTTTCTGTTTTGGGTATATTATTTTCAGTCACTCGCGGGGCTATACTGGGCCTTTTTATCGCTTTGTTATTTATCAGCTTTTTTAGTCGGCACCGCAAAAAAATATGGACTGGGCTTATAGTTTTACTTTTATTTTTTCTAGTTTTACCCCAGGGGCGGCAAGAAATAACCAGTATTGTTTCCGGCCAGGACACTTCCACTGATGTACATATGATTATGTGGCAGGGTACCTGGCGTTTGCTTAAAGATAATCCCATAACCGGAGCTGGCTTAGCTGGCTTTCCGCAAGTTTATAATATTTACCGAGACGCGGCCCATACCGAACTTTTTCCCTATCCAGATAATTTCTTTTTAGCTGTTTGGGTTGAACTGGGTTTAGCCGGTTTGTTTGTTTTCGGCTGGCTTTTTTATAAATATATTAGAAGGTCGGTTATATTATTAAAAAGTAAAATTAGTAATTTTGATCGGCAAGTAGTAGTGGGTTTATTGTCAGTGTTTATTTATATGATGTTTCACGGACTGGTAGATACGCCATATTTTAAAAATGATTTGTCAGTGATGTTCTGGGCCTTTGTTGGTTTGTTGGTTATAACCAGTCGATTAAATTTTAATTTAACTGGACAAAAAGAGAAAAATAGTGTATAA
- a CDS encoding PadR family transcriptional regulator: protein MKKKIILKSKCGYPERRWVQFLLLRVIYEKPSYGYEIIKKTEKITDNYHKIKTGTAYTLLRRMEKEGLLKSDWKKNKQGPNKRIYTVTPKGKGHLKAWLKMIIQRKKMINKMVSFYKKHFRDKN from the coding sequence ATGAAGAAAAAAATTATTTTAAAATCAAAGTGTGGTTATCCCGAAAGAAGATGGGTACAATTTTTGCTTTTAAGAGTTATTTATGAAAAACCGTCTTACGGCTACGAGATTATTAAAAAGACTGAAAAAATTACCGATAATTATCATAAAATTAAAACTGGCACAGCGTATACACTTTTACGAAGAATGGAAAAGGAAGGATTGCTAAAATCTGACTGGAAAAAAAATAAACAAGGGCCAAATAAGCGAATTTATACGGTTACCCCTAAAGGAAAAGGACATTTAAAAGCTTGGCTTAAAATGATTATTCAAAGAAAAAAAATGATTAATAAAATGGTTAGCTTTTATAAAAAACATTTTAGAGATAAAAATTAA
- a CDS encoding ATP-binding cassette domain-containing protein — protein sequence MSAKSKNQKAIEVSNLTKRFEKLIAVDHISFTVEKGEIFGFLGPNGAGKTTTIRMLTGLTKPTGGQAKIFGFDIQTETIKAKRKMGIVPETSNVYDDLSAWDNLIFTAQLYGMRRNATNKKAEELLKIFGLFNRRNYKVKDFSKGMKRKLTIAMGLVNDPQLLFLDEPTSGLDVESALIIKKTINDLSEQGITIFLTTHDIEEANKNCDRVAIINHGRIAAIDTPEKLKNTIKSVQSVEAAFDKTISFRDISSLKELPFIGKIEKLGDKYKIFTDKPEKTLSILCDWSRKNKLEIISLNTFGPNLEEVFIKLTKNK from the coding sequence ATGAGTGCTAAAAGTAAAAACCAGAAAGCAATCGAAGTTTCTAATCTTACTAAACGATTTGAGAAACTAATAGCTGTTGATCATATCTCTTTTACAGTTGAAAAGGGAGAGATTTTTGGTTTTTTGGGTCCTAACGGGGCCGGTAAAACCACTACAATAAGGATGTTGACCGGTTTGACAAAACCGACTGGCGGCCAAGCAAAAATTTTCGGTTTTGATATTCAAACAGAGACAATTAAGGCAAAAAGAAAAATGGGTATTGTGCCGGAAACCTCCAATGTTTACGATGACTTGTCAGCTTGGGATAATTTGATTTTTACTGCGCAACTTTACGGAATGAGAAGAAACGCGACCAACAAAAAAGCCGAGGAACTCTTAAAAATATTCGGGCTTTTTAATCGCAGAAATTACAAAGTCAAAGATTTTTCCAAGGGAATGAAAAGAAAGTTAACAATTGCCATGGGATTGGTCAATGATCCTCAATTATTGTTTTTAGACGAACCAACTTCAGGATTGGATGTTGAAAGCGCTTTAATAATAAAAAAAACCATTAATGATTTAAGTGAGCAAGGAATTACAATTTTTTTAACCACTCATGATATTGAAGAAGCCAATAAAAATTGTGACCGGGTGGCAATCATCAATCACGGCAGGATTGCGGCTATTGATACACCGGAAAAATTGAAAAACACCATCAAAAGTGTTCAGTCGGTAGAAGCGGCTTTTGACAAAACTATCTCTTTTAGGGATATATCTTCTTTAAAAGAGCTTCCTTTCATTGGTAAAATTGAAAAACTGGGCGATAAATACAAGATTTTCACCGACAAACCCGAAAAGACCTTATCTATTTTATGTGATTGGAGTCGAAAAAATAAATTAGAGATCATTAGCTTAAATACTTTCGGACCTAACTTGGAAGAAGTTTTTATTAAATTGACCAAAAATAAATGA
- a CDS encoding glycosyltransferase: MAKDILVSVIIPTLERPQVVYNLIEDLLKQSYEDFEVLIIDQSHEENKKVKDLAIGSSDQVRYYRIDTEGTCPAKNFGINKAQGGILLFLDDDVEIKERDFLKYHVANYLDPKIGGVGGRVIDRNLKLNKEQSGPVCRVSKTGRVYPNADSKKKQEINAPRGGNVSYKKEIVMEIGGFDERFIGNAMREETDFSLRIFEKGYKIIFEPRAKLVHLALERGGTRRKGRIDWYFDFFYNETLFFLKHFPKIYLPILFFRKTRPIIACMAWYGRFKPKALATPWQAFRAGWHAHKKDIDNWL; the protein is encoded by the coding sequence ATGGCTAAAGATATTTTAGTTTCAGTGATAATACCGACTCTGGAAAGACCGCAAGTGGTCTATAATTTAATTGAAGATTTATTAAAACAATCTTATGAAGATTTTGAGGTTTTAATTATTGACCAGAGCCATGAAGAAAATAAAAAAGTTAAAGATTTAGCCATCGGCTCATCTGACCAAGTAAGGTATTATCGCATTGATACAGAAGGTACTTGTCCGGCTAAAAATTTTGGCATTAATAAAGCCCAGGGCGGAATATTGCTTTTTTTGGATGATGATGTGGAAATAAAAGAAAGAGATTTTCTTAAATACCACGTGGCTAATTATCTGGATCCCAAAATTGGCGGCGTCGGTGGCCGGGTCATTGACCGTAATTTAAAACTTAATAAAGAACAATCCGGACCGGTTTGCCGGGTATCTAAAACTGGCCGAGTCTATCCTAACGCTGATTCAAAGAAAAAGCAGGAAATTAACGCTCCTAGAGGCGGTAATGTCTCCTATAAAAAAGAAATTGTCATGGAAATTGGCGGTTTTGACGAGAGATTCATTGGTAATGCTATGCGTGAAGAAACTGACTTTTCTTTAAGGATTTTTGAAAAAGGCTATAAAATTATATTTGAGCCACGAGCTAAATTAGTGCATCTGGCCTTAGAAAGAGGAGGAACGCGTAGAAAGGGCCGTATTGACTGGTATTTTGATTTTTTCTATAATGAAACACTTTTCTTTTTAAAACATTTTCCCAAGATTTACTTGCCGATTTTATTTTTTAGGAAAACACGGCCAATAATAGCTTGTATGGCTTGGTATGGCCGTTTTAAACCAAAAGCTCTAGCCACACCCTGGCAGGCCTTTCGGGCCGGTTGGCACGCCCATAAAAAAGATATTGATAATTGGCTTTAA
- a CDS encoding N-acetylmuramoyl-L-alanine amidase codes for MKTKTKKIKIIISLAITFLLTAFLFMDIGQAEEPIETKAATLSLNNINSQSEYISSVYQPSFDFNMLGFKWTGQAQIQVRAYQDEWSDWYWLEEMEPGRPETTKWHFSDPIFFDQSDYFQFKITKAQNIDLEVTALNTLKEKKLNFLSLFFKSEKAKADDINLDIISRSQWEEADEKYRFEGDTEVWPAEYEKVTKFIIHHTAGSTGEDDPKAVIRGIYYWHAIGRDWGDIGYNYLIDTQGNIYEGRFGGDGVIAGHALGYNDGTVGISILGDYQHGDELTNASKEALTNLMAKKAQFFGFNPSGSSEYKGEKLDNILGHRDVGATSCPGDNIYNQFDEIISQTQTKYDNLPSLPTPQKAASYHNQSDESIEIDVGEEKEVWVDFKNQGNTTWKSYVEDQPKLIVKNNQGLQASDWLSDEIVTAMDTANVAPGRVGRFKFKIKGPTDTIRLDQTFYLKWGDNELASASIHLEVRGFDYAANSFSHNILPATFPGTVREVTLFYKNIGLKTWEKDDIYLKITDENGNQNQYNYNWPDKIRFNQDTVTSQATASFTFQMKSPSVSQYRHVFKLYRENGDLLAGSRHSVKTRVDSTYQAEIVDHNVSVAMLNSWHVPVTLKFKNIGLQTWDKNVVLKVYDGDWRNSAFSHQSWPSDWGNFSFQENRVRSGEVATFNLTLFPPPLNGTYYTIFKLEKKNDPSIAIQGEFRPLIRVDESGLNLDSGYRAEFQSVSAPPALLQLQRLTTEVKIKNTGTVTWGSNVVLNIYDADYRETYFRDQTWNAFEGAIHAQESYVRPGETATFRFVYRAPWKTGLYRNRFKLSIEGKEYLVIPGSEDSALTRVDVR; via the coding sequence GTGAAAACAAAAACAAAAAAAATTAAAATAATTATTAGTTTAGCCATTACTTTTTTGCTAACGGCTTTTTTGTTTATGGATATTGGCCAGGCTGAGGAGCCAATAGAAACAAAAGCGGCTACTTTAAGCTTAAATAATATTAACAGTCAATCAGAATATATTTCTTCGGTTTATCAGCCCTCTTTTGATTTTAATATGCTGGGCTTTAAATGGACTGGCCAAGCTCAAATTCAGGTTAGAGCCTATCAGGACGAATGGTCAGATTGGTATTGGCTGGAAGAAATGGAACCAGGCCGGCCAGAGACAACCAAATGGCATTTTTCTGACCCAATCTTTTTCGACCAGTCAGACTATTTTCAATTTAAAATTACGAAAGCTCAAAATATTGATTTAGAAGTAACCGCTTTAAATACTTTAAAAGAGAAGAAATTAAATTTTTTATCATTATTCTTTAAAAGTGAAAAAGCCAAAGCTGATGATATTAATTTAGACATTATTTCTAGAAGCCAGTGGGAGGAGGCTGACGAGAAATATCGTTTTGAGGGGGATACCGAGGTCTGGCCGGCAGAATATGAAAAGGTAACCAAGTTTATTATCCATCATACCGCTGGTTCAACTGGTGAGGATGACCCCAAGGCGGTAATTCGGGGAATTTATTATTGGCATGCCATTGGCCGCGACTGGGGAGATATTGGCTATAATTATTTAATTGATACTCAGGGTAATATCTACGAAGGCCGCTTTGGCGGCGATGGAGTGATTGCTGGTCATGCTTTGGGGTATAATGATGGCACGGTCGGAATTTCTATTTTAGGGGATTATCAGCATGGGGATGAATTAACTAATGCTTCAAAAGAAGCACTCACAAATTTAATGGCTAAAAAAGCTCAGTTTTTCGGGTTTAATCCTTCTGGCAGCAGCGAATACAAAGGAGAAAAATTAGATAATATTCTCGGCCACCGGGATGTCGGAGCGACTAGCTGTCCGGGTGATAATATTTATAACCAATTTGATGAAATAATTAGCCAAACACAAACTAAATATGATAATCTGCCCAGCTTACCGACTCCTCAAAAGGCCGCTTCCTATCATAATCAAAGTGATGAAAGTATTGAGATTGATGTTGGAGAAGAAAAAGAAGTTTGGGTAGACTTTAAAAACCAAGGCAATACCACCTGGAAAAGCTATGTTGAAGACCAACCAAAATTAATTGTTAAAAATAATCAAGGTTTGCAGGCTTCTGACTGGCTGTCAGACGAAATAGTTACGGCTATGGATACGGCTAATGTGGCTCCGGGCCGTGTCGGGCGCTTTAAATTTAAAATTAAAGGGCCAACAGATACCATTCGGCTGGACCAGACTTTTTATTTAAAGTGGGGTGATAATGAATTAGCTTCGGCTTCAATACATCTGGAAGTCAGAGGTTTTGACTACGCCGCTAATAGTTTTAGCCATAATATTTTACCGGCTACTTTTCCGGGTACTGTGCGCGAAGTAACTTTATTCTATAAAAATATCGGGCTGAAAACTTGGGAGAAAGATGATATTTATTTAAAAATAACTGATGAGAACGGTAATCAAAATCAGTATAATTATAACTGGCCGGATAAAATCAGATTTAATCAGGACACTGTGACTAGTCAGGCTACCGCTAGTTTTACTTTTCAAATGAAAAGCCCTTCGGTCAGCCAGTATCGGCATGTTTTTAAATTATATCGTGAAAACGGAGATTTATTGGCCGGCAGCCGTCATTCAGTCAAAACCCGGGTAGACTCTACTTATCAGGCTGAGATAGTTGATCATAATGTATCGGTAGCCATGCTTAACAGCTGGCACGTGCCAGTCACTTTAAAGTTTAAAAATATTGGTCTTCAAACTTGGGATAAAAATGTGGTTTTAAAGGTCTATGATGGTGACTGGCGCAACAGCGCTTTTTCTCATCAGTCTTGGCCTTCTGACTGGGGAAATTTTAGTTTTCAGGAAAATAGAGTTAGATCCGGGGAAGTAGCCACTTTTAATTTAACTCTCTTCCCGCCGCCTTTAAACGGCACTTATTACACCATTTTTAAACTGGAAAAGAAAAATGACCCGAGTATAGCTATTCAGGGCGAGTTCCGGCCTTTGATCAGAGTTGATGAAAGCGGCTTAAATCTAGATAGTGGCTACAGGGCTGAGTTTCAGTCAGTTTCTGCTCCGCCGGCTTTGCTACAATTACAGAGATTGACCACCGAAGTTAAAATAAAAAATACGGGCACGGTTACCTGGGGCTCAAACGTAGTTTTAAATATTTATGATGCGGATTATCGGGAAACTTATTTCCGCGACCAGACCTGGAATGCTTTTGAAGGGGCCATTCACGCCCAAGAGTCTTATGTTCGTCCCGGAGAAACGGCTACTTTTCGCTTTGTTTACCGAGCGCCCTGGAAAACCGGACTTTACCGCAACCGTTTTAAATTAAGTATTGAAGGCAAGGAGTATTTAGTTATTCCCGGCTCAGAAGATTCAGCTTTGACAAGGGTTGATGTGAGGTAA
- a CDS encoding flippase — MIISRSKINFFILENMSLTGRVARNTIIQVIGKILGTVLGLIVVGLLTRYLGTAGYGHYTTIIAYLGFFSVIADLGLYLIVVREISKKEADPQKVLGNVFSIRIIFAGVILALAAFIAFFLNYPLIVKQGILLGTLSFLFVALNQVMVGIFQKKLAMYKVALGELIGRIVLLALVAWFISLNYSLLFIILAVVCGSLANFIVVYILAQKYVKIKFRFNFEYWKYILKETWPLAISVVLNLLYFRLDTVFLSLIKPASDVGLYGACYKILEVLVTLPNLFVGLVLPILSYWAFLNRDKFIEIFRRSFDFIILITIPLVTGGFILARPLIILIGGQEFAAAAPIFQILIFGVGFLFLGSLSGHTIVAINKQRKMVWGYLSVAVLGIILYLTLIPFLSYYGAAIGTVVTEFSIMIIGYYIIIKTMRFKLPWRVFVKSLAASFAMAGFLYAARDFNLFIQLTVGLVIYLAVSYLLKSFTRKEVLEVIKIGKEKKNG; from the coding sequence ATGATAATATCAAGAAGTAAAATTAATTTTTTTATACTGGAAAATATGTCATTAACTGGCCGAGTGGCCCGCAATACAATTATACAAGTGATCGGCAAAATACTGGGTACAGTTTTGGGTTTGATCGTAGTTGGCTTGTTAACTCGCTATTTAGGCACCGCTGGATATGGTCACTACACTACCATTATTGCTTATCTTGGTTTTTTCTCAGTCATTGCTGATCTAGGGCTGTATTTAATTGTGGTGCGGGAGATTTCTAAAAAAGAGGCCGACCCTCAAAAAGTTCTGGGCAATGTTTTTAGTATCCGTATAATTTTTGCCGGAGTTATTTTGGCTCTGGCTGCTTTTATAGCTTTCTTTTTGAATTATCCTCTGATTGTTAAACAGGGTATATTACTAGGGACACTTTCCTTTCTCTTTGTCGCCTTAAATCAGGTTATGGTTGGTATTTTCCAAAAAAAATTGGCCATGTATAAAGTGGCTCTAGGTGAATTAATTGGTCGGATAGTGCTACTGGCATTAGTGGCCTGGTTTATTTCTCTTAATTACAGTCTATTATTTATTATATTGGCGGTAGTTTGCGGCAGCTTAGCCAATTTTATAGTAGTTTATATTTTGGCTCAAAAATATGTTAAGATTAAGTTTCGTTTTAATTTTGAATACTGGAAATATATTTTAAAGGAAACCTGGCCTTTAGCTATTTCTGTAGTTTTAAATTTATTATATTTTCGCCTGGATACGGTTTTTTTATCTTTGATAAAACCAGCTTCAGATGTTGGTCTTTATGGCGCTTGTTATAAAATTTTAGAAGTTTTGGTAACTTTACCTAATTTGTTTGTTGGCTTGGTTTTGCCGATATTAAGTTATTGGGCTTTTTTAAATCGTGATAAGTTTATCGAAATATTTCGCCGTTCCTTTGATTTTATTATTTTAATCACCATTCCTTTGGTGACTGGTGGTTTTATTTTAGCCCGGCCATTAATTATTCTTATTGGTGGCCAAGAATTCGCCGCCGCGGCTCCGATATTTCAAATATTAATTTTTGGTGTTGGTTTTCTCTTTTTGGGCAGTCTTTCCGGGCATACTATTGTGGCTATAAATAAACAAAGAAAAATGGTTTGGGGGTATTTATCAGTGGCTGTTTTGGGCATAATATTATATTTAACTTTAATCCCCTTTCTTTCTTATTATGGCGCCGCCATTGGCACGGTCGTGACTGAGTTTAGTATTATGATTATCGGTTATTATATTATTATAAAAACTATGCGCTTTAAACTACCCTGGCGAGTTTTTGTAAAATCTCTGGCGGCCAGTTTTGCTATGGCTGGCTTTCTTTACGCGGCCCGGGATTTTAATTTATTTATTCAGCTAACTGTTGGTTTAGTCATTTACTTGGCTGTTTCTTATTTATTAAAAAGTTTTACCAGAAAAGAGGTTTTGGAGGTAATAAAAATTGGAAAGGAAAAGAAAAATGGCTAA